One window from the genome of Pseudomonas fluorescens encodes:
- a CDS encoding malonate decarboxylase subunit delta encodes METLSFEFPAGQPPRGRALVGCVGSGDLEVLIEPGLAGKLTIQVQTSVNGSEQRWQHLFARMFDGQTPPALSIDIHDFGATPGVVRLRLEQGFEEIGHD; translated from the coding sequence ATGGAAACCCTATCCTTTGAATTCCCCGCCGGGCAGCCGCCACGGGGCCGGGCGCTGGTGGGCTGCGTCGGCTCGGGCGACCTGGAAGTGCTGATCGAACCTGGCCTGGCGGGCAAGCTGACCATCCAGGTGCAGACCTCGGTCAATGGCAGCGAGCAACGCTGGCAACATCTGTTCGCCCGCATGTTCGACGGCCAGACGCCACCGGCCCTGTCCATCGACATCCATGATTTCGGCGCCACCCCTGGCGTGGTGCGTCTGCGCCTGGAGCAAGGTTTCGAGGAGATCGGCCATGACTGA
- a CDS encoding biotin-independent malonate decarboxylase subunit beta, with protein MTDSAALLNKHSFVELGARQRAQALLDDGTFRELLDPFQRVMSPWLLRQGVVPQSDDGVVIAKGTLDGLPVVIAAIEGAFQGGSLGEVGGAKIAGALELAAEDNRKGIPTRAVLLLETGGVRLQEANLGLAAIAEIHSAIVDLRQYQPVVGVVAGSVGCFGGMSIAAGLCSYLLVTREARLGLNGPQVIEQEAGLDEYDSRDRPFIWSLTGGEQRFATGLVDRYAADDVTQIRQQVSQLLHLGVPVQHRSGQAELFLQRLARLDTDVQIEPAAVRQLYQGERP; from the coding sequence ATGACTGACAGCGCAGCGTTGCTCAACAAGCACAGCTTCGTCGAACTCGGCGCCCGGCAGCGGGCCCAGGCCTTGCTCGATGACGGCACTTTCCGTGAATTGCTCGACCCGTTCCAGCGGGTCATGTCGCCGTGGTTGTTGCGTCAGGGCGTGGTGCCGCAAAGCGACGACGGCGTGGTGATCGCCAAAGGCACGCTCGATGGCCTGCCCGTGGTGATCGCCGCCATTGAAGGTGCGTTCCAGGGTGGCAGCCTCGGCGAAGTCGGCGGGGCGAAGATTGCCGGGGCGTTGGAACTGGCCGCCGAAGACAACCGCAAAGGCATTCCGACCCGCGCCGTGCTGCTGCTGGAAACCGGTGGCGTGCGGTTGCAGGAGGCCAACCTGGGGCTTGCGGCGATTGCCGAGATTCATTCGGCGATTGTCGATTTGCGTCAGTACCAGCCCGTGGTGGGCGTGGTGGCCGGCAGCGTCGGTTGCTTTGGCGGCATGTCCATCGCCGCCGGGCTGTGCAGTTATCTGCTGGTGACCCGGGAAGCGCGGCTGGGCCTGAACGGTCCGCAAGTGATCGAACAGGAAGCCGGCCTCGACGAATACGACTCCCGTGACCGGCCATTCATCTGGAGCCTGACGGGCGGCGAGCAGCGTTTCGCCACGGGACTGGTGGATCGTTATGCGGCCGACGATGTGACGCAGATCCGCCAACAGGTCAGCCAATTGCTGCACCTGGGCGTGCCCGTGCAACACCGTAGCGGCCAGGCCGAACTGTTCCTGCAGCGCTTGGCGCGCTTGGACACTGATGTGCAAATCGAACCGGCAGCGGTTCGTCAGTTGTATCAGGGAGAACGCCCATGA
- the mdcE gene encoding biotin-independent malonate decarboxylase subunit gamma codes for MSAYSLRGLRWFEALSGDASAVQGLPASLKVADVRLGEQTARLLAVVADPDNRFPRARNGEVGLLEGWGLAKAVDDAIDADRDAAHKRALIAIVDVPSQAYGRREEALGIHQALAGAADSYARARLAGHPVIGLLVGKAMSGAFLAHGYQANRLIALRDPGVMVHAMGKASAARVTLRSVEELEALAASVPPMAYDIDSFASLGLLWETLSVEQIEQPCASDLARVTDCLQQAINDVANAPRDLRSRLGATHRAASSTVRQLLSAQW; via the coding sequence ATGAGTGCCTATTCATTGAGAGGCTTGCGCTGGTTCGAAGCCTTGAGTGGCGATGCCAGCGCGGTACAAGGTTTGCCTGCTTCGTTGAAGGTCGCCGATGTCCGCCTGGGCGAGCAAACCGCGCGCCTGCTGGCGGTGGTGGCCGATCCCGACAACCGTTTCCCCCGGGCGCGCAACGGCGAAGTCGGCTTGCTGGAAGGCTGGGGCCTGGCCAAGGCGGTGGATGACGCCATCGATGCCGACCGCGATGCCGCCCACAAGCGTGCGTTGATCGCGATTGTCGATGTACCGAGCCAGGCCTATGGCCGGCGTGAAGAAGCCCTGGGCATTCATCAGGCCTTGGCCGGTGCGGCGGACAGCTATGCCCGTGCGCGGCTGGCCGGGCATCCGGTGATTGGCTTGCTGGTGGGCAAGGCGATGTCGGGGGCGTTCCTGGCCCACGGCTACCAGGCCAACCGGCTGATTGCCCTGCGCGACCCGGGCGTGATGGTCCACGCCATGGGCAAGGCCTCGGCGGCGCGGGTGACCTTGCGCAGTGTCGAAGAGCTTGAAGCCTTGGCCGCCAGCGTGCCGCCGATGGCCTATGACATCGACAGTTTTGCCAGCCTGGGCCTGCTGTGGGAAACCTTGTCGGTGGAGCAGATCGAGCAGCCCTGCGCGAGCGATCTGGCTCGGGTGACTGACTGCCTGCAACAAGCGATCAACGATGTCGCCAATGCGCCTCGCGACTTGCGCAGCCGCCTCGGTGCGACCCATCGGGCCGCCTCCAGCACGGTTCGCCAATTGTTGAGCGCGCAGTGGTGA
- a CDS encoding malonate decarboxylase holo-ACP synthase codes for MVNGFLAHDLLWGMTPEHLPADAPRWAVESLGLGQPVVVRRALTLSGDVAVGVRGRSRAQRYATSMPMAAIQRRVRPEDLCQIESPRDLPALHALARLRPLLDGSGWTWGVSGSAGFELASGVEALHERSDLDLILRTPHCLDRLQARDLLALLDASVCAVDMQLQTPRGAVALREWAGSSPRVLLKDDVQARLVSDPWQPCVEQVV; via the coding sequence GTGGTGAACGGGTTCCTGGCCCATGACCTGCTCTGGGGAATGACGCCGGAGCACTTGCCGGCGGATGCGCCACGCTGGGCCGTCGAGAGCCTCGGCCTCGGCCAACCGGTGGTGGTGCGCCGGGCGTTGACCTTGTCCGGGGATGTCGCGGTGGGCGTGCGCGGTCGCTCCAGGGCGCAGCGTTACGCCACGTCGATGCCGATGGCTGCGATCCAGCGCCGGGTGCGCCCGGAGGACCTGTGCCAGATCGAGTCGCCGCGCGATCTGCCGGCCCTGCACGCCCTGGCCCGGCTGCGCCCGCTACTCGATGGCAGTGGCTGGACCTGGGGCGTTAGCGGCAGCGCCGGGTTCGAACTCGCCAGCGGTGTCGAGGCCCTGCATGAGCGCAGTGACCTGGATTTGATTCTGCGCACACCGCACTGTCTGGATCGTCTCCAGGCCAGGGATTTGCTGGCGCTACTGGATGCTTCGGTATGCGCCGTGGACATGCAGTTGCAAACGCCTCGCGGCGCCGTGGCCCTGCGGGAATGGGCGGGTTCGTCGCCTCGGGTCTTGCTCAAGGACGATGTTCAGGCCCGGCTGGTGAGCGATCCTTGGCAGCCTTGCGTGGAGCAGGTCGTGTGA
- the mdcH gene encoding malonate decarboxylase subunit epsilon, with protein MSSLFVFPGQGAQRVGMLHGLAPLILDEAGDVLGEDVLRLDSAEALQSTRAVQLCLLIAGVAAARRLLEQAPAPDYVAGLSIGAYPAAVVAGALGFEDALRLVSLRGELMQQAYPHGYGMSAIIGLDLAAVEALLAQVHSQATPVYLANINADNQVVIAGSDEAMGLVAEKARRQGAGKACRLAVSVPSHCPLLEAPARTLAQAFAEVPLKAPTLGYLSSSRARPVISTEALRDDLAFNMCRVVDWRGTVQSAYERGVRLQIELPPGAVLTGLARRVFEQGTVIAFDGARLDTLQALLREEGNRQP; from the coding sequence GTGAGCAGCCTCTTCGTCTTTCCCGGCCAGGGTGCGCAGCGCGTGGGCATGCTTCATGGGCTGGCGCCGCTGATCCTGGACGAGGCAGGGGATGTGCTCGGTGAAGACGTCTTGCGACTGGACAGCGCCGAGGCGTTGCAATCGACCCGCGCCGTGCAGCTGTGCCTGCTGATCGCCGGCGTGGCGGCGGCCCGCCGATTGCTGGAACAAGCCCCCGCGCCGGATTATGTGGCAGGGCTGTCCATCGGTGCGTATCCGGCGGCGGTCGTTGCCGGGGCGCTGGGCTTCGAGGATGCGCTGCGGCTGGTCAGCCTGCGCGGTGAACTGATGCAGCAGGCGTATCCGCATGGCTACGGCATGAGCGCGATCATCGGCCTGGACCTGGCGGCAGTGGAAGCCTTGCTGGCCCAGGTGCATAGCCAAGCAACGCCGGTCTACCTGGCCAATATCAACGCCGACAACCAAGTGGTCATTGCCGGCAGCGACGAAGCCATGGGCCTGGTCGCCGAAAAGGCTCGGCGCCAAGGCGCTGGCAAAGCCTGTCGGCTGGCGGTGAGCGTGCCGTCCCATTGCCCGTTGCTGGAGGCTCCGGCGCGGACATTGGCCCAGGCGTTTGCCGAGGTGCCGTTGAAAGCCCCCACACTGGGCTATCTCAGCAGCAGCCGCGCCCGGCCGGTGATCAGCACTGAGGCCCTGCGCGACGACCTGGCGTTCAACATGTGCCGCGTCGTCGATTGGCGCGGCACCGTGCAAAGCGCCTACGAGCGTGGCGTGCGGCTACAGATCGAACTGCCACCCGGCGCGGTACTCACCGGGCTGGCGCGCCGGGTGTTCGAGCAGGGCACCGTCATTGCCTTCGACGGTGCCCGGCTCGATACCTTGCAGGCGCTGTTGCGTGAGGAGGGAAACCGCCAACCCTAG
- the madL gene encoding malonate transporter subunit MadL produces the protein MIIYGVALLAICTLTGVILGDMLGVLLGVKSNVGGVGIAMILLICARLWMQKRGGMTKDCEMGVAFWGAMYIPVVVAMAAQQNVVTALHGGPVAVLAAIGSVVLCGCTIALISRTHKGEPLPDEPAELTPLGTPAGGR, from the coding sequence ATGATTATTTACGGTGTGGCGCTGTTGGCGATCTGTACGCTGACAGGGGTGATCCTGGGCGACATGCTCGGCGTGTTGCTGGGCGTCAAATCCAACGTGGGCGGGGTCGGCATTGCCATGATCCTGCTGATCTGCGCACGGTTGTGGATGCAAAAACGCGGCGGCATGACCAAGGACTGTGAGATGGGCGTGGCCTTCTGGGGCGCCATGTACATTCCGGTGGTGGTGGCGATGGCCGCGCAGCAGAACGTGGTCACGGCCCTGCACGGTGGCCCGGTGGCGGTGTTGGCGGCCATCGGTTCGGTGGTGCTCTGTGGTTGCACCATTGCGCTGATCAGCCGGACCCACAAAGGCGAGCCATTGCCCGATGAGCCGGCGGAACTGACCCCGCTGGGCACGCCAGCAGGAGGTCGCTGA
- the madM gene encoding malonate transporter subunit MadM, whose product MWDLIEKGLEHNGLITAFAFVGVIMWVSVVLSKRLTYGRIHGSAIAIVIGLVLAWVGGTMTGGQKGLADLSLFSGIGLMGGAMLRDFAIVATAFEVQATEAKKAGMIGVIALLLGTILPFIVGASIAWLFGYRDAVSMTTIGAGAVTYIVGPVTGAAIGATSDVMALSIATGLIKAIIVMVGTPMAARWMGLDNPRSAMVFGGLAGTVSGVTAGLAATDRRLVPYGALTATFHTGLGCLLGPSLLYFIVRGIVG is encoded by the coding sequence ATGTGGGATCTCATCGAGAAAGGCCTGGAGCATAACGGTCTGATCACGGCGTTCGCGTTCGTGGGCGTGATCATGTGGGTATCGGTGGTGTTGTCCAAGCGCCTGACCTATGGACGGATCCACGGTTCGGCGATCGCCATTGTCATCGGCCTGGTGCTGGCCTGGGTGGGCGGCACCATGACTGGCGGGCAAAAAGGTCTGGCGGACTTGTCCCTGTTCTCCGGTATCGGTTTGATGGGCGGGGCCATGTTGCGTGACTTCGCCATCGTTGCCACGGCCTTCGAAGTGCAGGCCACCGAGGCGAAGAAGGCCGGGATGATTGGCGTCATCGCGTTGCTGCTGGGCACGATCCTGCCGTTCATCGTCGGTGCGAGCATCGCTTGGTTGTTCGGTTATCGCGACGCGGTGAGCATGACCACCATCGGCGCGGGTGCGGTGACCTACATCGTCGGGCCCGTGACCGGGGCCGCGATTGGCGCCACGTCCGATGTGATGGCGTTGTCGATTGCCACCGGCTTGATCAAGGCGATCATCGTAATGGTCGGCACCCCCATGGCGGCGCGCTGGATGGGCCTGGATAACCCGCGCTCGGCCATGGTATTCGGTGGCTTGGCCGGGACGGTGAGTGGCGTGACGGCCGGCCTGGCCGCGACGGACCGGCGGCTGGTGCCGTACGGCGCGTTGACGGCGACGTTCCACACCGGGTTGGGGTGCTTGCTGGGGCCTTCGTTGTTGTACTTCATTGTTCGCGGGATTGTTGGTTAA
- a CDS encoding LysR substrate-binding domain-containing protein: MLIDEELTLKKLEVFLAFMRTGNLARAAAELQTSNVSVHRAIHSLESALRCPLFKHEGRNLTPLESAYVLEERAQKLIQDVVDSVRLTREAAGFSAERFKLGSLYSLTVKTVPQLIMGLKIRRSELNIDLIMGSNIDLLYKLKNMEVDAILVSLDDSVNDPDCEQIALFSDDIFLATPADSPFAQRSEVDLAEVRDETFITLTQGFATHQDGIRVFKQAGFEPKVAMQVNDIFTLLSMVSSGVGYALLPGRIAAVYENRVKLIPLQEKYRLQQHIGVVFLKAKERDPNLLALLAECRMYANRQA; this comes from the coding sequence ATGCTGATCGACGAAGAATTGACCCTGAAGAAACTGGAGGTGTTCCTGGCCTTCATGCGCACCGGTAACCTGGCGCGGGCGGCGGCCGAGTTGCAGACCAGCAACGTCAGTGTGCACCGGGCCATTCACTCGCTGGAAAGCGCCCTGCGCTGCCCATTGTTCAAGCACGAAGGGCGCAACCTCACACCGCTGGAAAGCGCTTACGTGCTGGAAGAACGGGCGCAGAAGCTGATCCAGGACGTGGTCGACAGCGTGCGCCTGACCCGTGAGGCCGCCGGTTTCTCCGCCGAGCGCTTCAAGCTCGGCTCGCTGTATTCGCTGACGGTCAAGACCGTGCCGCAGTTGATCATGGGCCTGAAGATCCGCCGCAGCGAACTCAATATCGACCTGATCATGGGCTCCAACATCGACTTGCTGTACAAGCTCAAGAACATGGAGGTCGATGCGATCCTGGTGTCCCTGGACGACAGCGTCAACGACCCGGACTGCGAGCAGATTGCGCTGTTTTCCGATGACATCTTCCTCGCCACGCCAGCCGACTCACCCTTTGCCCAGCGCAGCGAAGTCGACCTGGCCGAGGTCCGCGACGAGACATTCATCACCTTGACCCAGGGTTTTGCCACACATCAGGACGGGATTCGGGTATTCAAGCAGGCGGGGTTCGAACCGAAGGTGGCGATGCAGGTCAACGACATCTTCACCCTGCTGAGCATGGTCAGCTCCGGGGTGGGCTATGCGTTGCTGCCCGGCCGGATTGCGGCGGTGTATGAAAACCGGGTGAAACTGATCCCGTTGCAGGAAAAGTACCGGTTGCAGCAGCACATCGGCGTGGTGTTCCTCAAGGCCAAGGAGCGTGATCCGAACCTGCTGGCGCTGTTGGCCGAGTGCCGGATGTATGCCAATCGCCAGGCCTGA
- the trhA gene encoding PAQR family membrane homeostasis protein TrhA, whose translation MYHGERLNAWTHLVGAVAAFIGAVWLLVIAGMAGDPWKIVSVAIYGFTLLVLYSASTVYHSVRGRKKEIMQKVDHFSIYLLIAGSYTPFCLVTLRGPWGWTLFGIVWGLAVIGILQEIKPRSEARILSIVIYAVMGWIVLVAVKPLLAALGSTGFAWLASGGVLYTVGIIFFALDHRLRHAHGIWHLFVIAGSLLHFVAILFYVL comes from the coding sequence ATGTATCACGGGGAACGACTCAACGCCTGGACGCACCTGGTGGGGGCGGTGGCGGCGTTTATCGGCGCAGTGTGGTTGCTGGTGATCGCCGGGATGGCGGGCGATCCGTGGAAGATCGTCAGCGTGGCCATCTACGGGTTCACTTTGTTGGTGCTGTACAGCGCTTCGACGGTTTATCACAGCGTGCGCGGGCGCAAAAAAGAAATCATGCAGAAGGTCGATCACTTTTCGATCTACCTGTTGATCGCCGGCAGCTATACCCCGTTCTGCCTGGTGACCCTGCGCGGGCCGTGGGGCTGGACGTTGTTCGGGATCGTCTGGGGGCTGGCGGTGATCGGGATCTTGCAGGAAATCAAGCCGCGTTCCGAAGCGCGGATCCTGTCGATCGTGATCTACGCCGTGATGGGCTGGATCGTGCTGGTGGCGGTCAAACCGTTGTTGGCGGCCCTGGGCAGCACCGGGTTTGCCTGGCTGGCCTCGGGCGGCGTGTTGTACACCGTGGGCATCATCTTTTTCGCCCTTGACCATCGTCTGCGCCACGCCCACGGCATCTGGCACCTGTTCGTGATCGCCGGCAGCCTGCTGCACTTCGTGGCGATTCTGTTTTATGTGCTCTAA
- a CDS encoding 16S rRNA (uracil(1498)-N(3))-methyltransferase, which translates to MRLSRFFIDAPLSLGDHELPEAQAHYIGRVLRMAEGDAVQVFDGSGQEFRGTLAEVGKKRVRVQLDEQFAGQLESPLRIHLGQGLSRGERMDWAIQKATELGVSEITPIFSERCEVRLKDERADKRLLHWRQVAISACEQCGRSTVPVIHPPLLLADWLKQAEAELKLVLHPVAEPLVSHEKPSTLAFLIGPEGGLSDAEVEQAKTAGYQAARLGPRVLRTETAPVVALAVAQQLWGDF; encoded by the coding sequence ATGAGACTGTCCCGCTTCTTCATCGACGCCCCCCTGAGCCTCGGCGACCACGAACTGCCTGAAGCCCAGGCCCACTACATCGGTCGGGTGCTGCGCATGGCCGAGGGCGATGCGGTGCAAGTGTTCGATGGCTCCGGCCAGGAGTTTCGCGGCACGTTGGCCGAAGTCGGCAAAAAGCGCGTGCGGGTGCAGTTGGACGAGCAGTTCGCCGGACAACTTGAATCGCCGTTGCGTATCCACCTCGGCCAGGGCCTGTCCCGGGGCGAGCGCATGGATTGGGCGATCCAGAAAGCCACGGAGCTGGGGGTCAGCGAGATCACGCCGATTTTCAGCGAACGTTGCGAAGTGCGCCTCAAGGACGAGCGCGCCGACAAGCGCCTGCTGCACTGGCGCCAGGTGGCGATCAGCGCTTGCGAGCAGTGCGGGCGCTCGACCGTGCCGGTGATCCATCCACCGCTGCTGCTGGCTGACTGGTTGAAGCAGGCCGAAGCCGAACTGAAGCTGGTGCTGCACCCGGTGGCCGAACCGCTGGTCAGTCATGAAAAACCGTCGACCCTGGCCTTCCTGATCGGTCCCGAAGGCGGGTTGTCGGATGCCGAGGTCGAGCAGGCCAAGACCGCCGGCTACCAGGCCGCCCGCCTCGGCCCCCGCGTGCTGCGCACCGAAACCGCGCCGGTGGTGGCCCTGGCCGTGGCGCAGCAGTTGTGGGGGGATTTCTGA
- a CDS encoding adenosylmethionine--8-amino-7-oxononanoate transaminase codes for MGLNNQWMQRDLAVLWHPCTQMKDHEQLPLIPIKRGEGVWLEDFEGKRYLDAVSSWWVNVFGHANPRINQRIKDQVDQLEHVILAGFSHQPVIELSERLVKMTPEGLTRCFYADNGSSCIEVAMKMSFHYWINRGRPDKKRFVTLSNSYHGETIAAMSVGDVPLFTETYKALLLDTIKVPSPDCYHRPEGMGWEEHSRNLFAAMEQTLAEHHDTVAAVIVEPLIQGAGGMRMYHPVYLKLLREACDRYGVHLIHDEIAVGFGRTGTMFACEQAGITPDFLCLSKALTGGYLPLAACVTTDEVYSAFYDDYPTLRAFLHSHSYTGNPLACAAALATLDIFEEDNVIENNQALAQRMASATAHLADHPNVAEVRQTGMVLAIEMVKDKVSKTAYPWQERRGLAVFQHALERGALLRPLGSVVYFLPPYVITPEQIDFLAEVASEGIDIATRDKVSVAVPKDFHPGYRDPG; via the coding sequence ATGGGCCTGAATAACCAGTGGATGCAACGCGACCTCGCGGTGCTGTGGCATCCCTGCACCCAGATGAAAGACCACGAACAGCTGCCGCTGATCCCCATCAAGCGTGGTGAAGGCGTGTGGCTGGAAGATTTCGAAGGCAAGCGCTACCTCGATGCCGTCAGTTCCTGGTGGGTCAACGTGTTCGGCCACGCCAACCCGCGCATCAACCAGCGCATCAAGGACCAGGTCGATCAGTTGGAGCATGTGATCCTGGCCGGCTTCAGCCATCAGCCCGTGATCGAACTGTCCGAGCGCCTGGTGAAGATGACGCCCGAGGGCCTGACCCGGTGCTTCTATGCCGATAACGGCTCGTCCTGCATCGAAGTGGCGATGAAGATGAGCTTCCACTACTGGATCAATCGCGGCCGGCCGGACAAGAAACGCTTCGTCACCCTGAGCAACAGCTACCACGGCGAAACCATCGCGGCGATGTCAGTGGGCGATGTGCCGTTGTTCACTGAAACCTACAAAGCGTTGCTGCTGGACACGATCAAGGTGCCGAGCCCCGACTGCTACCACCGCCCCGAAGGCATGGGCTGGGAAGAACATTCGCGCAACCTGTTCGCCGCCATGGAGCAGACCCTGGCCGAGCACCACGACACGGTGGCGGCGGTGATCGTCGAGCCACTGATCCAGGGTGCCGGCGGCATGCGCATGTACCATCCGGTGTACCTGAAGTTATTGCGCGAGGCGTGCGACCGCTATGGCGTGCACCTGATCCATGACGAAATCGCCGTCGGCTTTGGCCGCACCGGGACGATGTTCGCCTGTGAACAGGCCGGTATCACACCGGACTTCCTCTGTCTGTCCAAGGCCCTGACCGGCGGCTACCTGCCGCTGGCGGCGTGCGTGACCACCGACGAGGTCTACAGCGCGTTCTACGACGACTACCCGACCCTGCGCGCCTTCCTGCACTCCCACAGCTACACCGGCAACCCGCTGGCCTGCGCGGCGGCCCTGGCGACGCTGGACATCTTCGAAGAAGACAACGTCATCGAAAACAACCAGGCCCTGGCCCAGCGCATGGCCAGCGCCACTGCGCACCTGGCCGATCACCCGAACGTCGCCGAAGTGCGCCAGACCGGCATGGTGCTGGCCATCGAGATGGTCAAGGACAAGGTCAGCAAAACCGCGTATCCGTGGCAGGAACGGCGTGGCCTGGCGGTGTTCCAGCATGCCCTGGAGCGCGGTGCATTGTTGCGGCCGTTGGGTAGCGTGGTGTATTTCCTGCCGCCGTATGTCATCACCCCCGAGCAGATCGACTTCCTCGCCGAAGTGGCCAGTGAAGGCATCGACATCGCCACCCGGGACAAGGTCAGCGTGGCGGTGCCGAAGGACTTTCACCCGGGCTATCGCGATCCGGGCTGA